The Diaminobutyricimonas aerilata nucleotide sequence TGAAGACCTTCGTCGACATCGTTTCGCGCGGCGGCAACCTGCTGCTCAACGTCGGGCTCACGGCCGAGGGCCGCGTGCCCGATCTGCAGCGCGAGACCCTCGAGTTCCTCGCGACCTGGAACGCCGAGAACGGGCACGCCGTGTTCGGCTCCCGCCCCTTCGACGCGGCGGCGTCGGCCGAGCCGTGGACGCGCTGGACGCAGTCGGACGGCCGCGCGCACGCGTTCGTCGTCGGTTCGGGCGCGGTGACGCTCGCGGGGGTTTCGGATGCGGTGGACGCGACGACCGCGCGGGCGGCCGACGGCAGCTCCGTCGCGGCGACGCGCGCGGGGGACCGCGTCGAGGTGCAGCTCCCTCGCGGCGGCGACGCTCCCGTGCTCGTGAGTTTCGACCTCGCGGGGCCGATTGCATGAGGGTCGACGCCCACGTCCATCTGTGGGACCTCGAGCACGGCGAGTACTCGTGGCTGACCGCCGACCTGGCCCCGATCGACCGCACGTTCCGCCTCGACGAGCTCGAACCGCAGCTCGATGCGGTCGGCGTCGACCGGGTGGTGCTCGTGCAGGCGGCCGACACGACGGCCGACACCGACGCGATGCTCGCGGTGGCCGCGCGCAACCCCCGAGTGGCAGGCGTCGTCGGCTGGGTGGACCTGCTCGACCCGGAAGACGTCGACTCCGCCCTCGACGAGCGCACCGCGCATCCGGCGTTCGTCGGCGTGCGCCACCTCATCCACGACGAGCCCGACGCCGACTGGCTCGCGCGCCCTGAGGTGCGACGCAGCCTCGAACGACTCGCCGCGCACGGGCTGAGCTTCGACGTCGTCGGCGTGCTTCCGCGGCACCTCGAACACGCGCTCGCCATCGCCCGCGACCTGCCCGAGCTGCACGTGGTGATCGACCACCTCGGCACCCCCCCGGCCGCCCGCGACGACGACGGCGCCTGGTCGCGTGTCATGGGCGAGCTCGCCGGCGAACCGAACGTCGCCGTCAAACTGTCGGGGCTCACGACCATCGGCGCTGCCCCGGCGCTGCGCCCCTTCGTCGACTTCGCGCTCGAGCGGTTCGGGGCCCACCGGATGCTGTACGGCGGCGACTGGCCGGTCTCGACCCTCGCCACCGACTACGCCGACACCTTCGCGACGCTGATCTCGCTCATCGACGGCCTGTCGGACGACGAACGCGACGCCGCACTGGGCGGCACCGCCCGACGCGTCTACCGCCTGAGCTGAGGCCCCGACGCGGCGCGAGCGCGCGACCGGCGACCGCTCAGGAGGCGTCGGGTGCGGGCTCGGAGATGCTCGCCGCCATCCGCGCGTAGGAGCGCTCGATGTGGGCGAGCATCGCGGTCGCGGCCGCGTCGCCGTCGCCGTTCTGGATGGCGACGAGCACCGCCTCGTGCTCGTCGGAGGTCTCCTTGGTGAGACCGTGGGTGAAGTACAACCGGTAGATGTGCATGTGCGAACGCAGGCGCAGGATGGCGTCGCTCAGCAGGTCGTTGCCCGCGTGGCGGGCGATGAGCGCATGGAACTGCGCGTCCCGCTCGGCGAAGTCGCGGTAGTCCTGGTAACGCTCGTCGGCCGAGCGCTCCGATTCGCCGCGCGCGTGCATCGCGTCGAAGATGCGCTGCAGTTCCTCGAGCGCGTCCTGCGGCAGTCGCGGTGTCGCGAGGCGGGCCGCGGCCGGCTCGAGCAGTCCGCGCATCTCGAAGAGCTGCCGCAGTCCCTCCGCGTCGAGCAGCGGCGCCGCGGTGTACCCCTTGAGCGCCTTCTTGATGACCAGACCCTCGGACTCGAGTCGGGCGAGCGCCTCGCGCACGGGCGTGGGCGACACGTCGAGCTGACGGGCGATGCCGTCGATGCTCGCCCGGGACCCGGGCTCGATCACCTGGTCCATGAGCAGTCCGAGCACGGCGTCGTACACCTCGTCGGCGAGCGCGCGGCGCGCCGGGAGGTATCGAGAACGATCCTCGGTGCTCATCTGCTCATCGTATTCGGGCGCGACGCGATCCGATTTCCTACAGCGCGCGCGCCACGAGACCGGCGCTCTCGAGCTCGTCCCACACGGCCATCGGGATCTGCGCGTCGACGAGAGCGGCGTTCGCCCGCACCTGCTCCGCGGATTTCGCGCCGAGCACCACGGTGGAGACGACGGATGCACGCAGCGGGTACTGCGCGGCGAGCTGCGGCACCGTGCATCCGTGCCGTTCCGCGATGTCGGCGATCGC carries:
- a CDS encoding amidohydrolase family protein — encoded protein: MRVDAHVHLWDLEHGEYSWLTADLAPIDRTFRLDELEPQLDAVGVDRVVLVQAADTTADTDAMLAVAARNPRVAGVVGWVDLLDPEDVDSALDERTAHPAFVGVRHLIHDEPDADWLARPEVRRSLERLAAHGLSFDVVGVLPRHLEHALAIARDLPELHVVIDHLGTPPAARDDDGAWSRVMGELAGEPNVAVKLSGLTTIGAAPALRPFVDFALERFGAHRMLYGGDWPVSTLATDYADTFATLISLIDGLSDDERDAALGGTARRVYRLS
- a CDS encoding GntR family transcriptional regulator, with translation MSTEDRSRYLPARRALADEVYDAVLGLLMDQVIEPGSRASIDGIARQLDVSPTPVREALARLESEGLVIKKALKGYTAAPLLDAEGLRQLFEMRGLLEPAAARLATPRLPQDALEELQRIFDAMHARGESERSADERYQDYRDFAERDAQFHALIARHAGNDLLSDAILRLRSHMHIYRLYFTHGLTKETSDEHEAVLVAIQNGDGDAAATAMLAHIERSYARMAASISEPAPDAS